From Stigmatopora nigra isolate UIUO_SnigA chromosome 5, RoL_Snig_1.1, whole genome shotgun sequence, a single genomic window includes:
- the rgs16 gene encoding regulator of G-protein signaling 16, with protein MCKGLTSMPNCCLERAKELKARLQNILQRSEWSLFCCKMGKNRPTQEECLRWKGSFEQLLSNKYGLCAFTAFLLSEFSEENIAFYFACEDYRGTKSLDKLPAKAQKIYNEFISSDAPREINIDHETRDITKANMHSPSPCCFDQAQHRIYMLMAKDCYPRFLRSQAFRDIVRQAKPSTKSTKQPQLRKNP; from the exons ATGTGTAAAGGATTAACATCGATGCCCAACTGCTGTTTGGAAAG GGCCAAGGAGCTGAAAGCAAGGCTGCAAAACATTTTGCAAAGGTCAGAGTGGAGTCTTTTCTGCtgtaaaatggggaaaaacag ACCAACCCAGGAGGAATGCCTGAGGTGGAAAGGGTCATTTGAGCAACTCCTGTCTAACAAAt ATGGCCTCTGCGCTTTCACTGCCTTCTTATTGTCTGAATTCAGTGAAGAGAACATTGCATTCTACTTTGCATGTGAGGATTACAGGGGTACAAAATCTCTCGACAAACTACCTGCTAAAGCTCAAAAGATCTACAATGAGTTCATCAGCAGTGATGCACCCCGGGAG ATTAACATTGACCATGAAACTCGTGACATCACCAAAGCCAACATGCATTCCCCATCACCTTGCTGCTTCGACCAGGCACAGCACCGCATTTACATGCTCATGGCCAAAGACTGCTACCCACGTTTTTTGCGCTCGCAAGCTTTCAGGGATATTGTCCGTCAAGCCAAGCCGAGCACCAAGTCCACAAAACAGCCCCAGCTGCGGAAGAACCCATGA